The DNA sequence CTTTTCCTTCAAGATTTCACGGCTCTTGTCGGTCACAAGTGGGAAATCCTCGGGGTTGAGACTCATGGAGAAATCCCCTTCTCGTGAATTGAGCCTGACAAGAACGCTAATCGCTGTACGGCGTCGGGGTGGGTATACGTACGAATCGAGTTGGCCTGTGGGGTGAACATAGTTTTGTCACTCCACGGCTGAAATTGGGCGGTAGAAGCCGTAAGGATGCTCGGTAGGGGATTTGAACCCCTGTCCTCGGCTCGAAAGGCCAAGATGATTGGCCGGACTACACCAACCGAGCTTCCATTTACGTCTGGCGCGGGGATTTGTTTAAAGATTCCGTTACGGCGCGGGTTCGGTAGGGAGAGTCACCCGGGGGCTTACTTGCCTTCGAACTCCGGCTCCTCGTCGCTCATGAACGCCGTGATGCCCGTCATCAGGTCCTCGGTGTTCATGAGGTGGCCGAACGCCTGCGCCTCGATTTCGAGGCCGGCTTCTTCGTTCTCCCAGCCCTTGGACATCGCACGCTTCGTGAACTTCTGGGCGATAGGCGGCCCACCAGCCATCGACTGCGCGAGTTCCATCGCCTTCTCGTGGAGTTCGTCGTTGCCGACAACCTCGTTGAGGAAGCCGTAGCGTTCCATCGTCTCGGCGTCGAAGCGGTCGGCCGTGAAGATGATCTCCTTTGCACGGCCCTCGCCGACGATACGCTGGAGCCGCTGGGTGCCGCCCCAGCCGGGCAGCAGCCCGAGGTTGTGCTCGGGCTGGCCGAGTTCCGACCGCTCGCTGGCGACGCGCAGGTCCGCACAGGTCGCGAGTTCCATCCCGCCGCCGAGACAGTAGCCGTCGATACCGGCGACGACCGGCATATCGCAGTCCTGCAGTTTGCCGAACGTCGACTGGCCCTTCCGCGAGAGTTCGACGGCACCGATGGGGTCCGCGCCACCGGCGGCCATGCTCTGGACGTCGGCTCCGGCGGAGAAGGCGCGGTCGCCCTCACCCGTGAGTAGAATCGCCCGAACCTCGTCGTCGGCTTCGAGCAGGTCGATGGCCTCACTGAGTTCGTCCAGCAGCTCGCCGCTGATGGTGTTCATGCGGTGCGGGCGGTCGAGGACGACGTGGCCGACCTTCCCCTCGCGCTCGATGCGGATGGTCTCGAAGTCGTGGCCCGCCTCCTCTTCCTCGTCTCCGCCGTAGAACCCCTCGTCAGCCTCGGCGAGTTCGCGGAGATAGTCGACGGCGACGTAGCGGTCCTCGCCCGTCTCGTCGTGCAGGTCGTCGAGCGTCTCGACGAGGCCTGCGAGGCCCGCACTGTCGGCCATCTTCGCCGGGCCGTCCGGGTAGCCCGCACCGAGTTGCATCGCGCGGTCGATGGCGGCCGGGTCGGCGACGTCGTTCGCGACGAGTCCGGCGACCTCGTTGGCCATCAGCGCGAGCAGACGGTCGGCGACGTCTTCGCGACCCTCGTCGCTCGGTACCTGCGCGCCGTCGCCGTCCTCGTAGTCGTAGAAGCCCTTGCCGCTCTTCTTGCCGAGATTCCCGTTTTCGACTTTCTCAGCCAGGAGCGGGCACGGCCGGTAGGCGTCGCCGAGTACCTCGTGCATATACTCCAGCACGTGGAAGCCGACGTCGATGCCGACCTGGTCGGCGAGTTCGAAGCTGCCCATCGGCAGCCCGAGGTCGTACTTCGTCGTGCTGTCGACTTCGGCAATCGTCGCGGTCTCGTTGTCGACGATCCATGCCGCCTCGTTCATCAGGGGGACGAGCACGCGGTTGACGATGAAGCCGGGGCTGTCCTTGCGGACGCGGACGGGCGTCTTGCCCATCTCGTCGGCGAGCGCCTCGATGGCGTCCATCGTCTCGTCGGAGGTGTGCGCGCCGGAGATGACCTCGACCAGCTGCATCCGCACCGGCGGGTTGAAGAAGTGCATCCCGCAGAACTGCTCGGGGCGGTCTGTGACTTCCGAGAGTTCGGTGATGGAGAGACTGGAGGTGTTGGTCGCGAAGATGGCGTCGGCGGGCGCGTGCTCGTCGATCGCGCCGTAGACCTCCTTCTTGATCTCCATCTTCTCGGGGACGGCTTCGATGACGACGTCGGCGTCGGCGACGGACTCGCCCGCGTCGACGAAGGTGGTCACGCGGTCCAACGCGGCCTCGGCCTCGTCGGCACTGATGCGGTCCTTCTCGGCGAGCTTGTTCAGCGACCACTCGATCTGGTCGTAGCCCTTCTGGACGAACTCCTCGTTGATGTCTCGGAGGTTGACCGTGTAGCCTGCGAGGGCGGCGACTTCGGCGATACCGTGGCCCATGTTCCCGGCACCGAGAACCGTGACCGTGTTGATATCATCAATGTCCATGCGAGATGGGTCGGCTTCTGCCCGTTTCAACGTTTCCACTCTCCGCGTTTCCAACTCACGACGAGTTTATTTCGTCTCACCCCGACCGCCGGACGTCGGCGGGGCGCAACCGATTTGCACCTCCGCGACAACGTCAGCACGTGACAGACGCCGACGCTCCGACCCCCCACGACCATCTGCGGACGACCGACCTCGAACCGCTCGTCGAGACCTACGGTGAACTCCATCTCGACCCCTCCGACGACCTCTTTCAGCGGCTCGTCGTCTCCGTCGTCAACCAACTCATCTCGACGGAGGCCGCGAAGACGATTCGCGGTCGGCTGTTCGACCGGTTCGAGGTGACACCGGCGGGAATCCTCGCGGCCGACGCCGACGCCCTCAGAGAGGTCGGTCTCTCCGGGCAGAAGGTCGAGTACGTCAAAAACGTCGCCCGTTGGTTCGACGAGCAGGACGTGACCCGCGACCGCTTCACCGACATGACCGACAGCGAGGTCGTCGCCGACCTCACGGAAATCACGGGCATCGGCGACTGGACCGCCGAGATGTTCCTGATGTTCGGTCTCGGCCGCGAGGACGTCTTCCCGGTCGGCGACCTCGCCGTCCGCCGCGGCATGGAACAGCTGTTCGGTGAGATGACCCGCGGCGAGATGCGCACCCGAGCGGAGCCGTGGGCACCGTACCGCTCCTACGCAGCACTCTACATCTGGCAGCACTACACCGACGGCGACGCCGACATCGACGGCATCGAGTTCTGAGACCTTCCGCCACCACAAACGAGATTCGCTCTCCGCCCCAACTATGACCATGCACCGCGACGCGGTCCGGCGGGCGTGGGACGCAGTGGCCGACGACTACGCGGCAAAACGTCGCGCCGACGGCGAAGACGCCGCGCTCATCGAGGACCTGCTCGCCGACCTTCCTGCGGACGCCCGCGTCCTCGACGTGGGCTGTGGCGACGGCCAGCGAACCCTGACGAACCTCGTCGGCGCGGCCGACGCGCTCGGTCTCGACTTCTCGCGTCGCCAACTCGAACTCGCCCGCGGAGCCGCTCCCGACGCCCGTCTCGTGCAGGCGGACATGACTGCCCTGCCCGTCGCCGACGGGGCGGTCGACGCCATCACGGCGTACCACGCGGTCTTCCACGTCTCGCGCTCTCAGCATCCCGCGGTCTACGAGGAGTTCGCCCGCGTCCTCGCTCCCGGTGGCCGTCTGCTCATGACCGTCGGCGCGGGCCGCAGCGACGCCACCCGCCGGAACTGGCTGGACAGCGGCCACGCGATGTACTGGAGTACGCCGGGCCGTCGCGCGACCGTCTCACAGCTCGACGAGGCTGGCTTCGACGTGGTCTGGGAGCGGTTCGTCGACGACCCGCTCGGCAGTCAGGCACTGTTCGTGCTCGCCGAGCGGCGACCGTAGCGGCCCGGACGCGAGCGTGCGCTCGGTTTTTCTCTCTCTCCTTCGCACACGATCGTGAGAGAGAGACAGGACTGGGAGCGAAGCGAGAGAAAGGGGGAGAAAACCGAGAGGAAGGAGAGACAGAAGAACCCGTGAACCGCGTCGGAGGTTACTCTTCGAGGAAATCTTCGCCGTCGGTACGCGGCTTGTTGTCGGCGTCGGAGCGGCGACGGACGTCGACGCGGTAGTGTTCGAGGATGTCGCGGCCGAGGAGGAGGGGATAGTCCATGTGGCTGCGGTCCTCGACGCTGGCGGTGACGGTGTGCTGCGTCCCGCCGATACCGATGACGAGGTCGACGACGGGGCGTGCCTTGCCGGTCTTGAGGCTCCCGGACTTGACGCGGGTCATGCTCTTGATGGGACCGGCACCGATCTCGGCGGCGAGGCTCGTGTCGATGCTGGTCCGGGTCGCGCCCGTGTCGGACTTGGCCTTCGCCTGCGTGGAGCCGCTGGTCCCCGAGACGACGACGTCTTCGATGTAGCCGATGATGGGGACGTCCTGGTGTTCCGGCGGTTCGACCCGCGGCTTGCAGGAGGGTTCGGAGTCGTCGAGCGTCGCGGCGAGGTCCTCGACGCGGTCCATGTCGACGGTGCCACCAGCACGCTCGATGGCCGTCTTCGCGATGTAGGGCGCGGGGCTGGTGCCCGTCGCCTTGTGGAGGCCCTTGAACCCGGCCGTGGGGTTGACTTCGAGGACGAACCAGCCGTCGTTGCCCTCGATGAGGTCGACGCCGGCGTAGTCGAGTCCCATGACGTCTGCGGCGTAGAGCGCGGTCTCGGCCGCCTCGTCGGGCATCTCGTCGGTGGCGTTGAGCACGTCGCCGCCGAGGGCGACGTTCGTCCGCCAGTCACCCTCGGGGGCGAAGCGGTACATCGCGCCGATGATCTCGCCGTCGACGATGTAGACGCGGAGGTCGCGGTGACGCTCGCCGTCGCGGTCGATGAGACTCTGGAGGAACGCCTGGCGGTTGCCGACCTTCGGGTTGACCGGCTCCGTCAGGTCGACCTTCCACGTCCCGCCGCCGTGGGTGCCGATGGCGGTCTTGTAGACGCCGACCTCGCCGAACTTCTCGCGACCCTGGTTCAGCCGGTCGTTCGAGAGCGCGAGCAGGGCGTCGGGGACCTTGATGTTCCAGTTCGCGAGCGTCGCCGCCGTCGCGAACTTGTGGATGGAGGCCATCACGGCGTCCGGCTCGTTCAGCATCGGCCGGACGCGGTTGAACGTCGTCGCCAGCCCGAGCAGTTCTGCGGGTTCCTCCGTGTTCGAGAGGAGCAGCCGGTTGGCGACGATGTCGATGTCCGGCTCGATGGTCAACTTGCTGTTCTCGACGCTGATGGCCGTGTTCTCCTGGCGCAGCCAGACAGGGGTGTGGCCGAGGTCTTCGACGGCGTTGAGGATCGCTTTCGTCTCCTTACTGTTGTGGAGCGAGAGGACGCCGACTCGGACCGGGCCTGTTTCGTCGGATGAATCCATTAGACTGTGGTATCAGACTCCGGTTTCAAATGGTTGCCGGTCTGCTAAAACGAAAGTTCGGGAACATCTCGGGGCGCGGCAGGGGCGTTTTATATACGGCCCTCTCCGAGGAAGGGTATGAGCGACGACGGGGCCTTCACCTACTCCGGAGGCAAAGTCGCGCCGGGCGAACGGCAGAACATTCGCTACGGCATCAGCGAGACGTATCTCGGCGACCCAATCAGAATCCCGGTCAGCATCATCAACGGCGAGCGGCCGGGACCGACGGTGTTCCTCTCGGCGGCGGCCCACGGCGACGAACTCAACGGTATCGAGGTCGTCCGCGAGGTCGCCTACGAGTGGGACCTCTCGGACCTCGCGGGCACGCTGGTCTGTATGCCCGTGCTGAACGTCCCGGGCTTTCTCTTCCAACAGCGGTATCTCCCCATCTACGACCGCGACCTGAACCGCTCGTTCCCCGGTCGGCCGGACTCGACGAGCGCGAAACGGATGGCCCACCGCATCTTCCAGAACTTCATCGAACCCTGTGACTTCGGGCTGGACTTCCACACGTCGACGCGAGGGCGGACGAACATGCTCCACGTCCGAGCCGATATGTCCGACGACAAGGTCTCGCGGCTGGCGAAGGCCTTCGGGACGAACGTCGTCATCGACAGCGAGGGACCGAGCGGCAGTCTCCGGGGCGAGGCGAGTCGTGCCGGCGTCCCGACCATCACCATCGAGATGGGCGAGGCCCACCGGTTCCAGCGCGTCCTCATCGACGAGGCACTCGCCGGCACTGACAGCGTCTTCGCCGAATACAGCCTGCGCGAGACGACGGCCGTCCGCTGGCCCGGCTGGCGGACCATCATCACCGACGACCAGGAGAAGACGTGGATCCGCGCCGACGCGGGCGGCATCGTCGATATGCATTTCGAACGCGGCTCGTTAGTCCACGAGGGCGACCGCATCTGTACCATCACCAACCCGTTCAAAGACGACAACACGGTCGTCGAGGCACCCTTCACCGGACTGCTCGTCGGTCTCCTGGAGAACCCCGTCGTCTACCCCGGCAACCCGCTGTGTCATCTGGTCGAACTCGACGACGTGACCCGCCGGGTCGTCGAACAGGAACAGTCGCCGGAGCACGCACACCACACGTAGCTCGTCGGTGACACAGTTCGTCGGTGACACGTGGCGCGTCGGTAATACGTAGCCCACTGTGAGCCACTGTGACCGACCCCTGGTAACAGGAGAGTCGACCGCCCGGTCGGTGGGCCGTGTCCGGTGTGTCGGACGGCCGCGACACGGAGACGGCCGTTCGTCACACCCGGCATCCGTTGCCGGATCTCGACGCGCGCACACGTAACTTCTATGACCCCCCGCTCCTGAGGCTTACAGGAGTATGAGTCAGTCTTACAATCGAGGCCTCATCGAGGACTTCGGCCGGTGGCGGGAGTTCTCGGCTGGTATGTGGGCCTGGATCTTCCACAAGTTCACCGGGTGGGTGTTGGTGGGCTACCTGTTCACCCACATCGCCGTCCTCTCGACGGCACTCTCCGGTGACGCGGCCTACACGACGACGATTCAGGCGCTCGAGAGCCTGCTCGTCGTCCGACTCCTCGAAGTCGGCCTGCTGGCGGTCGCAGTCTTTCACATCCTGAACGGACTGCGTCTGCTGATGGTCGACCTTGGAATCGGGCTGGAGGCACAGGACAAGAGTTTCTACGCGTCGCTGGTCTTGACCGGCGCGATCGTCGTCGCGAGCGTTCCGACGTTCGTGGCGGGGGTGTTCTAAGATGGCAGAACGTTACAGCTCCTTCCAAGGCGGCACGCAGCGGTGGCTGTGGCAGCGTCTCACGGCGGCGTTCCTCGTCGTCGTGCTCGCGTTCCACTTCTTCCTGCTTCACTTCGTCAACCACGCCGACGAAGTGACGTTCGCGATGAGCGCGGCACGGATGGAACAGCTCACGTACTTCTCGTTGATGATTCTGTTCCTCGTCACCGCGACGTTCCACGGCGTCAACGGCGTCTACAACGCGCTTGTCAACCAGGGACTCACGGGCCAGAAGCTGGCCGCCGTGAAGTGGACACTCGTCGCCGCGAGCGTCGTCCTCATCGTGCAGGGCGTCCGTACGGCACTGGCATGGGCAGGAGGCGTTCCGATCTAACATGAGTACGCAAGTACCCGAAACACAGGAGACGGCAGAGCCGGAGGCCGAGGAGACCTCCGCCGCACAGCAGAAGCGTCAACAGAAGAAAGAGAGCCGTCGCGAGATGGTCGAGCGCGCGAAGCAGGAACTCGAAGCCGAACGTGACCTCGAAGACGAGGAGACGTACAAGCTGAAGGTCTTCCGTTACGACCCCGAGGTCGCCGCGAAGCAGGAACCCCGCTTCGACGAGTTCCACGTCCCCTTCCACAAGGGGATGACCGTCCTCGACGCGCTGATGTACGCCCGCGACCACTACGACGCCAGTCTGACCTTCCGACACTCCTGTCGGCAGGCGGTCTGTGGCTCGGACGCGCTGTTCGTCAACGGTCGCCAGCGACTCGGCTGTCAGACCCAGCTCGCGGACCTCGAGGAACCGGTCCGTATCGAGCCGCTCCCCCACCAGGAGGTCGTCAAGGACCTCGTCGTCGAGATGGAGCACTTCTACGACCAGATGGAGTCGGTCGAGCCGTACTTCGACGCCGAGGAGACTCCTGAGGGCGAAGAGCAGCGACAGAGCCGCGAGAACCACGAGAAGGTCAAGATGTCCACGCGCTGCATCTGGTGTGGTGCGTGTATGTCCTCGTGTAACATCGCCGCCGGTGACAACCAGTATCTCGGTCCCGCCGCCATCAACAAGGCCTACCGCTTCGCGATGGACGAGCGCGAGGGCGAGAACCGCAAGGAACACCGGATGGAGATCCTGGAGCAGGAACACGGCGTCTGGCGGTGTCAGACCCAGTTCTCCTGTACGGAAGTGTGCCCGAAGGACATCCCCCTGACGGAACACATCCAGGAGCTGAAGCGTGAGGCAGTCAAGAGCAACCTGAAGTTCTGGTAACAACGGAGAACACAACAATGTACGAACACGATGTGCTGGTCGTCGGTGCAGGCGGTGCGGGACTACGTGCGGCTGTCGCGGCCCACGAACAGGGTGCGGACGTGGCGATGGTCACGAAGCTGCACCCGGTCCGCAGCCACACCGGCGCGGCCGAGGGTGGTATCAACGCGGCACTGCAGGAGGGCGACTCCTGGGAGCTGCACGCCTACGACACGATGAAGGGGTCGGACTATCTCGGCGACGCCCCGACCATCGAGACACTCGCGCAGGAGGCACCCAACGAGGCGATCCAGCTCGAACACTGGGGAATGCCGTTCTCCCGCGAGGACGACGGCCGCGTCTCCCAGCGACCGTTCGGTGGCCTCTCGTATCCGCGGACGACGTACGCGGGTGCGGAGACGGGCCACCACATGCTGCACACCCTGTACGAACAGGTCGTCAAGCGCGGCATCACGGTCTACGACGAGTGGTACGTGATGAACCTCGCCGTCAGCGACGAGGAGGACCCGCGCGACCGGAGCTGTCACGGTGTCGTCGCCTACGACGTCCAGAGCGGTAACATCGAGGGCTTCAAGGCCCGAAACGGGGTCATCCTCGCGACCGGCGGGCTCGGGCAGGCGTTCGACCACACGACGAACGCCGTCTCCTGTACCGGCGACGGGCAGGCGATGGCCTACCGAGCGGGCGTCCCGCTGGAGG is a window from the Halogranum gelatinilyticum genome containing:
- a CDS encoding 3-hydroxyacyl-CoA dehydrogenase/enoyl-CoA hydratase family protein, with protein sequence MDIDDINTVTVLGAGNMGHGIAEVAALAGYTVNLRDINEEFVQKGYDQIEWSLNKLAEKDRISADEAEAALDRVTTFVDAGESVADADVVIEAVPEKMEIKKEVYGAIDEHAPADAIFATNTSSLSITELSEVTDRPEQFCGMHFFNPPVRMQLVEVISGAHTSDETMDAIEALADEMGKTPVRVRKDSPGFIVNRVLVPLMNEAAWIVDNETATIAEVDSTTKYDLGLPMGSFELADQVGIDVGFHVLEYMHEVLGDAYRPCPLLAEKVENGNLGKKSGKGFYDYEDGDGAQVPSDEGREDVADRLLALMANEVAGLVANDVADPAAIDRAMQLGAGYPDGPAKMADSAGLAGLVETLDDLHDETGEDRYVAVDYLRELAEADEGFYGGDEEEEAGHDFETIRIEREGKVGHVVLDRPHRMNTISGELLDELSEAIDLLEADDEVRAILLTGEGDRAFSAGADVQSMAAGGADPIGAVELSRKGQSTFGKLQDCDMPVVAGIDGYCLGGGMELATCADLRVASERSELGQPEHNLGLLPGWGGTQRLQRIVGEGRAKEIIFTADRFDAETMERYGFLNEVVGNDELHEKAMELAQSMAGGPPIAQKFTKRAMSKGWENEEAGLEIEAQAFGHLMNTEDLMTGITAFMSDEEPEFEGK
- a CDS encoding DNA-3-methyladenine glycosylase family protein, with amino-acid sequence MTDADAPTPHDHLRTTDLEPLVETYGELHLDPSDDLFQRLVVSVVNQLISTEAAKTIRGRLFDRFEVTPAGILAADADALREVGLSGQKVEYVKNVARWFDEQDVTRDRFTDMTDSEVVADLTEITGIGDWTAEMFLMFGLGREDVFPVGDLAVRRGMEQLFGEMTRGEMRTRAEPWAPYRSYAALYIWQHYTDGDADIDGIEF
- a CDS encoding class I SAM-dependent methyltransferase, with product MHRDAVRRAWDAVADDYAAKRRADGEDAALIEDLLADLPADARVLDVGCGDGQRTLTNLVGAADALGLDFSRRQLELARGAAPDARLVQADMTALPVADGAVDAITAYHAVFHVSRSQHPAVYEEFARVLAPGGRLLMTVGAGRSDATRRNWLDSGHAMYWSTPGRRATVSQLDEAGFDVVWERFVDDPLGSQALFVLAERRP
- a CDS encoding putative ATP-dependent zinc protease encodes the protein MDSSDETGPVRVGVLSLHNSKETKAILNAVEDLGHTPVWLRQENTAISVENSKLTIEPDIDIVANRLLLSNTEEPAELLGLATTFNRVRPMLNEPDAVMASIHKFATAATLANWNIKVPDALLALSNDRLNQGREKFGEVGVYKTAIGTHGGGTWKVDLTEPVNPKVGNRQAFLQSLIDRDGERHRDLRVYIVDGEIIGAMYRFAPEGDWRTNVALGGDVLNATDEMPDEAAETALYAADVMGLDYAGVDLIEGNDGWFVLEVNPTAGFKGLHKATGTSPAPYIAKTAIERAGGTVDMDRVEDLAATLDDSEPSCKPRVEPPEHQDVPIIGYIEDVVVSGTSGSTQAKAKSDTGATRTSIDTSLAAEIGAGPIKSMTRVKSGSLKTGKARPVVDLVIGIGGTQHTVTASVEDRSHMDYPLLLGRDILEHYRVDVRRRSDADNKPRTDGEDFLEE
- a CDS encoding succinylglutamate desuccinylase/aspartoacylase family protein produces the protein MSDDGAFTYSGGKVAPGERQNIRYGISETYLGDPIRIPVSIINGERPGPTVFLSAAAHGDELNGIEVVREVAYEWDLSDLAGTLVCMPVLNVPGFLFQQRYLPIYDRDLNRSFPGRPDSTSAKRMAHRIFQNFIEPCDFGLDFHTSTRGRTNMLHVRADMSDDKVSRLAKAFGTNVVIDSEGPSGSLRGEASRAGVPTITIEMGEAHRFQRVLIDEALAGTDSVFAEYSLRETTAVRWPGWRTIITDDQEKTWIRADAGGIVDMHFERGSLVHEGDRICTITNPFKDDNTVVEAPFTGLLVGLLENPVVYPGNPLCHLVELDDVTRRVVEQEQSPEHAHHT
- the sdhC gene encoding succinate dehydrogenase, cytochrome b556 subunit, with the protein product MSQSYNRGLIEDFGRWREFSAGMWAWIFHKFTGWVLVGYLFTHIAVLSTALSGDAAYTTTIQALESLLVVRLLEVGLLAVAVFHILNGLRLLMVDLGIGLEAQDKSFYASLVLTGAIVVASVPTFVAGVF
- a CDS encoding succinate dehydrogenase; this encodes MAERYSSFQGGTQRWLWQRLTAAFLVVVLAFHFFLLHFVNHADEVTFAMSAARMEQLTYFSLMILFLVTATFHGVNGVYNALVNQGLTGQKLAAVKWTLVAASVVLIVQGVRTALAWAGGVPI
- a CDS encoding succinate dehydrogenase/fumarate reductase iron-sulfur subunit, producing MSTQVPETQETAEPEAEETSAAQQKRQQKKESRREMVERAKQELEAERDLEDEETYKLKVFRYDPEVAAKQEPRFDEFHVPFHKGMTVLDALMYARDHYDASLTFRHSCRQAVCGSDALFVNGRQRLGCQTQLADLEEPVRIEPLPHQEVVKDLVVEMEHFYDQMESVEPYFDAEETPEGEEQRQSRENHEKVKMSTRCIWCGACMSSCNIAAGDNQYLGPAAINKAYRFAMDEREGENRKEHRMEILEQEHGVWRCQTQFSCTEVCPKDIPLTEHIQELKREAVKSNLKFW